In Polaribacter sp. Hel_I_88, the following proteins share a genomic window:
- a CDS encoding HipA N-terminal domain-containing protein, whose translation MRQGNVYYKETLAGIILETAEGDFVFTYDASYVAHYPKQFITFNMPVRTDPYTSARLFPFFEGLIPEGWLLEIATKNWKIKANDSMGLLLACCQNCIGAVSVIPIKENDEV comes from the coding sequence ATGAGACAAGGTAATGTATATTATAAAGAGACACTTGCAGGTATTATTCTAGAAACTGCAGAAGGAGATTTTGTTTTTACATATGATGCTTCTTATGTAGCCCATTATCCTAAACAATTTATCACGTTTAACATGCCTGTAAGAACAGATCCCTATACAAGTGCTCGTTTGTTTCCTTTTTTTGAAGGATTAATACCAGAAGGATGGTTGTTAGAGATTGCTACAAAAAACTGGAAAATAAAAGCGAATGACAGTATGGGATTGCTTTTGGCCTGTTGTCAAAATTGTATCGGAGCTGTTAGTGTTATCCCTATAAAAGAAAACGATGAAGTCTAA
- a CDS encoding HipA domain-containing protein, with protein MKSKKNCLYCYNTLTTETDFHEKCALEFFGTKEAPEIPYRLEDMGTLAKNVVERSIAVPGVQPKLSMSLDNNISTKETPRLTVVGALGGHYIFKPPTPQFREIPENEHLTMRIAAAFGLNVVPSSLIRLASGELAYITKRIDRTTEGEKIHMLDLFQVTEAYDKYKSSMEKVGKAIGQYSRNTLLDKIFFFELTLFSFLTGNNDMHLKNFSMIEDTTEWILSPAYDLLNVCIVLPEDTEELALTLGGKKKKFKKEHFEKLGQFLALTDKQIKGVFKRMFKNKSKAIELINSSFLSDEMKTAYKTILENRYQRIE; from the coding sequence ATGAAGTCTAAAAAAAACTGTTTGTATTGTTACAACACATTGACCACTGAAACTGATTTTCATGAAAAATGTGCCTTGGAATTCTTTGGAACCAAAGAAGCGCCAGAGATTCCATATCGTCTTGAAGACATGGGGACTTTAGCAAAAAACGTTGTAGAAAGAAGTATTGCAGTACCAGGTGTACAACCCAAACTATCGATGTCTTTAGACAACAATATTAGCACAAAAGAAACCCCAAGACTTACAGTGGTTGGGGCCTTGGGAGGACACTATATTTTTAAACCACCTACTCCACAATTTAGAGAAATACCAGAAAATGAACATTTGACAATGAGAATTGCAGCTGCCTTTGGATTGAACGTTGTGCCTTCTAGCTTGATACGACTTGCTTCTGGAGAACTTGCTTATATCACTAAAAGAATTGATAGAACTACTGAAGGAGAAAAAATACATATGTTGGATTTATTTCAGGTTACTGAAGCTTATGATAAATACAAAAGCTCTATGGAAAAAGTAGGAAAAGCTATTGGACAATATTCACGTAATACTTTACTTGATAAAATCTTCTTTTTTGAATTAACGCTGTTTAGCTTTTTAACAGGGAATAATGATATGCATTTAAAGAATTTTTCGATGATAGAAGATACTACTGAATGGATACTTTCACCCGCTTATGACTTGTTAAATGTGTGTATTGTTTTACCAGAAGACACAGAAGAATTAGCACTTACGCTAGGAGGAAAAAAAAAGAAATTTAAAAAAGAACACTTTGAAAAACTGGGACAGTTTTTAGCTTTAACAGACAAACAAATTAAAGGCGTTTTTAAACGTATGTTTAAAAATAAATCAAAAGCAATAGAATTGATCAACAGTTCTTTTTTATCAGATGAAATGAAAACAGCCTACAAAACTATTTTAGAAAATAGATACCAAAGAATTGAATAG
- a CDS encoding helix-turn-helix domain-containing protein: MKLLSEFVKNRRKEVHLTQEEFAERTGVALTVIRKIEQGKTNLNLEKVNLVLAMFGHELAPIAKKSIDDETR; encoded by the coding sequence ATGAAGCTATTATCAGAATTTGTTAAAAATCGTAGAAAAGAAGTACATCTTACCCAAGAAGAGTTTGCTGAACGTACAGGTGTTGCTTTGACCGTTATTAGAAAAATAGAACAAGGTAAAACCAATTTAAATTTAGAAAAAGTGAATTTGGTATTAGCCATGTTTGGTCATGAGTTAGCCCCAATAGCAAAAAAAAGTATAGACGATGAGACAAGGTAA
- a CDS encoding DUF5675 family protein: MVFVLHRTYFPEGTQGILLYLGQFVCYTIELPWIQNKRNISCVPEGLYTLQKRYSQKFKHHIHLQDVPGRSLILLHPANDAIKELEGCIAPVSNHTGIGKGNSSRKAFHKLTSLVLPALAKNTHVQLRITSSLSYFRSQLFI, translated from the coding sequence ATGGTATTTGTTTTACACAGAACCTATTTTCCTGAAGGCACACAAGGAATACTTCTTTACCTTGGTCAGTTTGTATGTTATACCATAGAACTTCCCTGGATTCAGAATAAAAGAAACATTTCTTGTGTTCCTGAAGGTTTATATACTTTACAGAAACGCTACAGTCAAAAATTTAAACATCATATCCACTTGCAAGATGTACCTGGTAGAAGTTTGATTTTATTGCATCCAGCAAATGATGCGATTAAAGAATTAGAAGGCTGTATTGCACCTGTAAGTAATCATACAGGGATTGGAAAAGGAAATTCGTCAAGAAAAGCATTCCATAAATTAACGAGTTTGGTTTTACCAGCACTTGCTAAAAATACACACGTGCAATTGAGAATTACCTCTTCCCTATCCTATTTTAGAAGTCAATTATTCATTTAA